A section of the Roseivirga sp. BDSF3-8 genome encodes:
- a CDS encoding acyl carrier protein: MSEIAQKVKGIIIDKLGVEESEVTPEASFTNDLGADSLDTVELIMEFEKEFNISIPDDQAENISTVGQAISYLEEHAK; encoded by the coding sequence ATGTCTGAAATAGCACAAAAAGTAAAGGGAATTATAATTGATAAGCTGGGTGTGGAAGAGTCTGAGGTTACCCCTGAGGCTAGCTTCACTAACGACCTGGGCGCAGACTCCCTGGATACTGTAGAGCTTATCATGGAATTCGAAAAAGAATTCAACATCTCTATTCCCGACGACCAGGCAGAAAACATTTCTACCGTAGGTCAGGCTATCTCTTACCTTGAAGAGCACGCCAAGTAA
- a CDS encoding IPExxxVDY family protein, translating into MRKNKLLVSYEYNFVLLGIASPARDYKLAWHINKTLGTHLIKDEDLHIDFVGNQHVVISNFLFEKEHCTLRLLKNKAEEESRPAVAYLLPELPELDYFIMMEDPAENFPVPIIMQKLKELDIVQFLTQLRIDTLKNKENLIF; encoded by the coding sequence ATGCGCAAAAATAAACTGTTAGTTTCCTACGAGTATAACTTTGTGCTGTTAGGGATTGCATCACCCGCCAGAGATTATAAACTGGCCTGGCATATCAATAAAACCTTGGGAACACACCTTATTAAGGACGAAGACCTGCACATTGATTTTGTTGGAAACCAGCACGTTGTAATATCCAACTTCCTTTTTGAAAAGGAACATTGTACATTACGGCTGCTTAAAAACAAAGCGGAGGAAGAAAGCAGGCCTGCCGTGGCCTATCTTTTGCCGGAATTACCAGAATTAGATTATTTCATTATGATGGAAGATCCGGCTGAAAACTTTCCTGTTCCGATAATAATGCAGAAACTCAAGGAACTGGATATTGTTCAGTTTCTGACTCAGTTAAGGATCGATACATTAAAAAATAAAGAGAATCTCATATTCTGA
- the pyk gene encoding pyruvate kinase, with amino-acid sequence MATSNLQNRTKIVATVGPACNTKEKLKELILAGADVFRLNFSHGSHDDHRAVITLIRELNAEMGTSVCILQDLQGPKIRTREVEGGEVHIETGQELLITTEPVTGNSQRISTNYQALPDDVQPGDNILIDDGKIELEVLEIDGREIKTKVIFGGPVKSRKGINLPKTRVSAPSLTEKDEKDLEFGLSMDVDWVALSFVRKAEDIQVLKQKIYEKGKTINVIAKIEKPEALNNIDEIIDATDGLMVARGDLGVEIVYEDVPMAQKMIVSKAKMKGRPVIVATQMMESMIENPRPTRAETSDVANAVMDGADAVMLSAETAAGSFPVETVKSMCRTISSIENSPESADVIFNKFDNTESDSILFLHDSLVVTACKLSDETDAKAILGLTKSGYTAMRLSMHRPKARIYMFTDDDRLLTRLNLVWGVRCYKYSGKEAVDETLKHVEEILCSKGLLESKDVYITTAAMPLHYEGRTNMLKINVVSK; translated from the coding sequence ATGGCAACATCCAACCTTCAGAACCGAACCAAAATTGTGGCAACCGTAGGGCCTGCCTGCAATACCAAAGAAAAACTCAAAGAACTTATCCTGGCAGGAGCTGATGTTTTCAGGCTCAATTTCTCTCATGGCAGCCATGATGATCACCGTGCGGTGATTACACTAATCAGAGAGCTCAATGCTGAGATGGGAACCTCAGTCTGCATTTTGCAGGACCTGCAGGGACCTAAAATTCGCACACGCGAAGTCGAGGGTGGCGAAGTTCATATAGAGACAGGGCAGGAGCTGCTCATCACTACAGAGCCTGTCACCGGAAACTCTCAACGGATCAGTACTAACTACCAGGCCCTGCCTGATGATGTGCAGCCCGGCGATAATATACTGATCGACGATGGTAAGATCGAACTTGAAGTTCTTGAAATCGACGGAAGGGAAATTAAGACCAAAGTTATTTTTGGTGGCCCTGTCAAATCCAGGAAAGGCATCAACCTGCCCAAAACGCGGGTCTCTGCTCCTTCACTAACGGAAAAGGACGAAAAGGACCTGGAATTTGGCCTGAGTATGGATGTTGATTGGGTGGCTCTTTCTTTTGTGAGAAAAGCCGAAGACATACAGGTACTCAAGCAGAAAATATATGAAAAAGGTAAGACTATAAACGTCATTGCAAAGATTGAAAAGCCTGAAGCACTTAATAATATTGATGAAATCATCGATGCTACAGATGGTCTGATGGTAGCCCGTGGTGACCTGGGAGTGGAAATTGTCTACGAGGATGTACCCATGGCCCAGAAAATGATCGTGTCAAAGGCTAAAATGAAGGGGCGTCCTGTCATTGTCGCTACTCAGATGATGGAGAGCATGATAGAAAATCCGCGTCCTACTCGTGCTGAGACTAGTGATGTGGCCAATGCGGTAATGGACGGAGCAGATGCGGTAATGCTGTCAGCGGAAACGGCTGCGGGTAGCTTTCCTGTGGAAACCGTAAAGAGCATGTGCCGCACAATATCCAGTATTGAGAACTCGCCTGAATCGGCTGATGTGATATTCAACAAGTTCGATAATACTGAAAGCGACTCCATATTATTCCTGCATGATAGCCTGGTGGTTACCGCCTGTAAACTTTCCGATGAGACAGATGCGAAGGCGATTTTAGGCCTGACTAAGAGTGGATATACTGCTATGCGACTGAGCATGCACCGCCCGAAGGCACGGATCTATATGTTCACAGATGATGATCGTCTGCTCACAAGGCTTAACCTCGTGTGGGGCGTAAGATGCTATAAATATTCTGGTAAAGAGGCTGTAGACGAAACCCTGAAGCATGTAGAAGAGATACTTTGCAGCAAGGGGTTACTCGAGTCGAAAGACGTATACATCACTACTGCTGCTATGCCTCTGCATTATGAAGGCCGTACGAATATGCTTAAGATAAATGTAGTGTCTAAGTAA
- a CDS encoding DUF6048 family protein, with amino-acid sequence MFTINIKKTLFAFTLLGCMLCMAPYVHAQNDSIPAEEEETELSTGKVPFLRSLSIYADLGKPAASWLDTESKLEGGIQVSLGNGIVAEAAYGQAELRPEQVVENGSYYADGSYLRFGAGYQWIIKETNLIQLMANYGMSTFDDGGSVLIVSEVWDDYTASYSRNDLSATWAEIAMLTETQVIRSVYAGMALRLRYLIDTDDFEGFPVRAIPGYGFAFNTTTPALNIYIRFRLPE; translated from the coding sequence ATGTTTACTATTAATATAAAAAAGACTCTGTTTGCGTTTACTCTGCTAGGTTGCATGCTATGTATGGCCCCGTATGTGCATGCGCAGAATGATTCTATCCCAGCCGAAGAAGAGGAAACCGAACTTAGCACGGGCAAAGTGCCCTTTCTTCGTTCACTTAGCATATATGCCGATCTGGGTAAACCGGCTGCTTCATGGCTGGACACGGAGAGTAAGCTGGAGGGTGGAATTCAGGTTTCGCTGGGGAATGGCATTGTTGCTGAAGCTGCCTATGGGCAGGCGGAGTTGCGTCCTGAACAGGTCGTGGAAAATGGCAGCTACTACGCCGATGGCAGCTACCTGAGGTTTGGCGCCGGGTATCAGTGGATTATAAAAGAGACTAACCTAATTCAGTTGATGGCTAATTACGGCATGAGTACTTTTGATGATGGCGGATCGGTGTTGATAGTTAGTGAAGTATGGGATGACTATACTGCCTCCTACAGCCGAAATGATCTATCTGCTACATGGGCAGAGATTGCCATGCTAACTGAAACGCAGGTAATAAGGTCTGTCTACGCCGGAATGGCACTCCGCCTGAGGTACCTCATCGATACGGATGACTTTGAAGGATTTCCGGTAAGGGCTATTCCAGGGTATGGATTTGCCTTTAATACCACCACTCCTGCACTCAATATTTATATCAGATTCAGGCTACCGGAATAG
- a CDS encoding polyprenol monophosphomannose synthase: protein MSDKLVIIPTYNEKENIHLIVHAVMHLPGDFHLLIIDDSSPDKTGEIVKELQADYPGRLHLEIRKGKLGLGTAYLHGFRYALDKGYLYIFEMDADFSHNPEDLQKLLAVCKEEDYDLAIGSRYVIGVNVVNWPMGRVLMSYFASKYVQFITGMPINDATAGFKCYRREVLETIMQNRVRFIGYAFQIEMKFLAWKYGYRIKEIPIIFTDRTRGTSKMSKGIFKEAALGVVQMKVDSFFRKYIKHAYDKLEG from the coding sequence GTGAGCGATAAGCTGGTAATCATACCGACGTATAATGAGAAAGAGAATATCCACCTGATAGTGCATGCGGTCATGCACCTGCCGGGTGATTTTCACCTGCTCATAATAGATGACAGCTCTCCTGACAAGACGGGTGAGATTGTGAAAGAGCTGCAAGCAGACTATCCCGGGAGACTCCATCTTGAAATACGCAAGGGGAAGCTGGGCCTGGGTACTGCCTATCTTCACGGATTTCGCTATGCACTGGATAAAGGGTACCTGTATATCTTTGAAATGGATGCGGATTTTTCGCATAACCCTGAAGACCTGCAAAAGCTGCTGGCGGTGTGTAAGGAGGAAGATTACGATCTGGCTATCGGGTCAAGGTATGTCATTGGCGTAAATGTGGTGAACTGGCCCATGGGAAGAGTCCTGATGTCCTATTTTGCCAGTAAGTACGTGCAGTTTATTACCGGCATGCCTATAAATGACGCTACGGCTGGTTTTAAATGCTACCGGCGCGAGGTGCTGGAAACGATAATGCAAAACCGTGTTCGCTTTATCGGCTATGCTTTCCAGATCGAGATGAAGTTTCTTGCCTGGAAATATGGCTACCGGATAAAGGAAATCCCTATCATTTTCACTGACCGTACGAGGGGCACCAGTAAGATGTCGAAAGGCATCTTTAAAGAAGCGGCCCTGGGTGTGGTGCAAATGAAAGTGGACAGTTTTTTCAGGAAATACATTAAGCACGCGTACGATAAACTGGAGGGATAA
- a CDS encoding DUF4178 domain-containing protein, whose amino-acid sequence MIFSRFFGKKKQEPEYDPSDLRITDLKKGFVVDYDLKTWQVTAEYEYDWGGGFFTKEYKLDSGTESLYLHIEDDDELELSLSRKVGIRRFEEDIRAHFADDDLPPESVTLEGKTYHRIEESLGYFRDVSREGWSELASYTYEDDDEETFVNIERWGEEEFEASYGTYADEYEFSNILPNE is encoded by the coding sequence ATGATTTTTAGTCGTTTTTTTGGTAAAAAAAAGCAGGAGCCGGAATATGACCCCTCCGATCTGCGTATCACAGACCTGAAAAAGGGCTTTGTGGTGGATTACGACCTCAAAACCTGGCAGGTAACCGCAGAGTATGAATACGACTGGGGCGGAGGTTTTTTCACCAAAGAGTATAAGCTTGACAGCGGTACAGAAAGCCTTTACCTCCATATTGAAGATGATGACGAACTGGAACTATCCCTTTCGCGCAAGGTTGGTATCCGCCGGTTTGAAGAAGATATCAGAGCACATTTTGCTGATGATGATCTGCCTCCCGAATCTGTCACGCTCGAAGGAAAAACCTACCACCGCATAGAAGAAAGCCTGGGTTATTTTCGTGATGTAAGCCGCGAAGGATGGTCTGAGCTGGCCAGCTACACATACGAAGATGATGACGAAGAAACCTTCGTTAACATTGAGCGGTGGGGCGAAGAAGAATTTGAGGCATCATACGGCACCTATGCCGACGAGTACGAGTTTTCCAATATTTTACCAAACGAATAA
- a CDS encoding DUF350 domain-containing protein, with protein sequence MTIDTILTSLVYLAAAFLLFFIGKVVFQLFHPKINMKHELVEADNAAFALALTGYYTGLLLAIGSAIVGPSQGLVTDLINIGLYGLLAILLLNLAAIFNDKVLLRHFEINKELIKDRNAGTGAVEAANYIATGLIVYGAVVGEGGSWLTAIIIWVAGQLILLLTSLVYNLIVPYSIHKQIEKDNVAVGIGYAGAIISIGNLVRHGAQYDFTGWEDMAYNIGIETGIGLVFLPIVRFATDRILLPGRSMTDELVNQDKPNLGVGLLEGFAYVGGSVLITYCL encoded by the coding sequence ATGACCATAGATACCATACTTACCAGCCTGGTATACCTTGCCGCAGCGTTTTTACTTTTCTTTATCGGTAAGGTCGTCTTCCAGCTGTTTCACCCAAAGATTAATATGAAGCATGAGCTGGTAGAGGCCGACAATGCTGCTTTTGCGCTGGCACTTACCGGGTACTACACAGGCTTGCTACTTGCCATAGGCAGTGCCATAGTAGGCCCTTCACAAGGCTTGGTGACAGACCTTATCAACATAGGGCTGTACGGATTACTGGCAATCTTACTTCTGAACCTTGCCGCCATTTTTAATGACAAGGTCCTGCTTCGTCATTTTGAGATCAATAAGGAGCTTATTAAAGACAGGAATGCGGGTACAGGAGCAGTGGAAGCGGCCAACTACATAGCTACAGGCCTTATTGTATACGGGGCCGTAGTGGGTGAGGGTGGAAGCTGGCTGACGGCCATCATCATTTGGGTGGCAGGGCAGCTAATCCTGTTGCTGACCTCACTGGTATATAACCTCATAGTTCCCTATAGCATACATAAGCAGATCGAGAAAGATAATGTAGCAGTAGGAATAGGATACGCAGGAGCGATCATTTCCATAGGTAACCTGGTGAGACATGGTGCTCAATATGATTTTACCGGATGGGAGGACATGGCCTACAATATTGGAATAGAAACAGGCATAGGGCTGGTATTTCTACCCATTGTTCGGTTCGCGACTGACCGTATATTACTTCCCGGACGCAGTATGACTGATGAATTGGTAAACCAGGATAAGCCTAACCTCGGTGTAGGTTTACTGGAAGGCTTTGCCTATGTGGGAGGCAGTGTGCTGATCACCTACTGCCTGTAG
- a CDS encoding polyamine aminopropyltransferase: MNKGASGSRQSQLLKIALLATGLSGIVAEYILATLATYFLGDSVLQWTMVLSVMLFSMGLGSRISKYVKGRLLQKFILTEFALSLLTSFSAVTVYVLAAYTNYEGFFIYFLSTGIGILIGLEIPLVTRLNSEFEELHINISAVMEKDYYGSLIGGVFFAFVGLPYLGITYTPFVLGGLNFLVAVALFIRIGKNIEKKDHRALSIGAVVIFLILTAGMLAVDPIITFGEQARYKDKVVYEEQTRYQKIVVTRWQEDYWLFINGNQQLATIDEYLYHEPLVHPVMQLAEERKDILVMGGGDGCAVREILKYENDIESVTLVDLDPSMTRIGLEHPVFVALNDSALHDSRIRIVNEDGFTWLEENHDRYDVVIIDLPDPKTVDLGRLYSREFYSMIRDRLRPGGMVITQATSPYYATKAFYCIEKTMRASGFNTLPMHNQVLTLGEWGWVAGSPVLPRSEMKRRLPELYVDSIPTRWLTRDAATLTISFGKPLVDTSGVEVNTLLNPVLYQYYLKGNWDIY; this comes from the coding sequence ATGAATAAGGGAGCTTCCGGAAGCCGCCAGTCACAGCTATTAAAGATCGCCTTACTGGCCACCGGTTTGTCCGGTATTGTGGCAGAATATATACTCGCCACCCTGGCCACCTACTTTCTGGGGGATTCTGTCCTGCAGTGGACGATGGTGCTGAGCGTAATGCTATTTAGCATGGGGCTTGGCAGTCGCATCAGTAAATATGTTAAGGGTAGGTTATTGCAGAAGTTTATCCTCACAGAATTTGCCCTGTCCCTGCTCACTTCTTTCTCGGCGGTAACTGTCTATGTACTGGCCGCCTACACTAATTATGAAGGGTTTTTTATCTACTTTCTCAGCACTGGTATTGGGATACTGATCGGCCTGGAAATTCCTTTGGTGACACGTCTCAACAGCGAGTTCGAGGAGCTTCACATCAATATCAGTGCCGTGATGGAAAAGGACTATTACGGAAGCCTGATAGGCGGGGTCTTTTTTGCCTTCGTAGGCCTCCCATACCTTGGCATAACCTACACTCCCTTTGTGCTGGGAGGACTTAATTTCCTCGTAGCTGTAGCACTTTTTATCAGAATCGGTAAGAACATCGAAAAGAAAGACCACAGGGCCCTCTCAATCGGGGCAGTAGTGATTTTTCTGATCCTCACGGCCGGCATGCTGGCTGTAGACCCCATCATCACATTCGGTGAACAGGCCAGGTATAAAGATAAGGTAGTCTATGAAGAACAGACCCGCTACCAGAAGATAGTTGTAACACGCTGGCAGGAAGACTATTGGTTATTCATAAATGGGAATCAGCAACTAGCCACTATTGACGAGTACCTCTATCATGAGCCCCTGGTACACCCTGTCATGCAACTGGCCGAAGAACGGAAGGATATTTTGGTAATGGGAGGGGGGGACGGATGTGCCGTAAGGGAGATTCTTAAGTATGAAAATGATATCGAATCTGTCACCCTGGTAGATCTGGACCCGTCCATGACACGTATCGGGCTCGAGCATCCGGTATTTGTAGCCCTGAATGATAGCGCCCTTCACGATAGTCGTATTCGGATCGTAAATGAGGATGGGTTTACCTGGTTGGAAGAAAATCATGATCGATATGACGTGGTCATTATTGATCTGCCCGACCCTAAGACAGTTGACCTCGGCAGATTGTATAGCCGGGAATTTTATTCAATGATCAGAGACCGTCTTCGGCCGGGAGGAATGGTGATTACCCAAGCCACAAGTCCTTACTATGCCACCAAGGCGTTTTATTGTATAGAAAAAACCATGCGGGCCTCTGGGTTTAACACCCTGCCGATGCATAACCAGGTACTCACTCTGGGAGAGTGGGGCTGGGTAGCAGGTAGTCCTGTTCTGCCTCGTAGTGAGATGAAGAGACGGCTGCCGGAGTTGTATGTGGATTCGATTCCCACACGCTGGCTTACTCGTGATGCAGCCACACTCACCATTTCTTTTGGTAAGCCTCTGGTTGATACTTCCGGGGTAGAAGTAAACACCCTGCTTAATCCTGTATTGTACCAGTATTACCTAAAGGGTAACTGGGATATTTATTAA
- a CDS encoding PspA/IM30 family protein, whose product MISAFKRLFKVGEAEVHGAIDKLEDPIRMTEQGIRDLKKDLDESLKGLAEIKTLVIRSRREMEAAQNKSADYEKKAMALLKKAQAGEMDSAEADRLATEALRQKDQADNHAATLKQELVTHEKASATMQQNVQKLKSQINTWENELRTLKARHKVSKATERINKQMAQIDSTGTVSMLEKMKDKVNEQEARADSYAEIANENRSLDSEIDDALNTSSSSDSDALAALKAKMNQQG is encoded by the coding sequence ATGATCTCAGCATTTAAAAGATTATTCAAAGTTGGTGAAGCAGAAGTTCACGGCGCTATAGATAAACTTGAAGACCCGATCCGGATGACGGAACAGGGTATCCGGGATCTGAAAAAGGACCTGGATGAAAGTCTGAAAGGACTGGCAGAAATAAAAACGCTGGTTATTCGCTCCCGCCGGGAAATGGAAGCAGCTCAAAACAAGTCTGCTGATTATGAGAAAAAAGCCATGGCTTTACTAAAAAAGGCTCAGGCCGGTGAAATGGATAGTGCAGAGGCTGACAGGCTTGCTACAGAGGCCCTTCGTCAAAAGGACCAGGCTGACAATCATGCAGCCACGCTCAAGCAGGAGCTTGTTACACATGAAAAAGCCAGTGCGACCATGCAGCAGAACGTTCAGAAACTTAAGAGCCAGATCAACACCTGGGAGAATGAACTGAGAACGCTGAAGGCGCGCCATAAGGTAAGTAAGGCTACTGAGCGGATCAATAAGCAAATGGCTCAGATTGATAGCACCGGAACTGTTTCCATGCTTGAAAAAATGAAAGATAAGGTAAACGAGCAGGAGGCACGCGCGGATTCATATGCAGAAATTGCTAACGAAAACCGTAGCCTGGATAGCGAAATAGATGATGCTTTGAATACTTCGAGCAGTTCTGATAGCGATGCGCTTGCTGCTTTAAAAGCTAAAATGAATCAGCAGGGCTAA
- a CDS encoding YbjN domain-containing protein, translated as MSHFEKVKGYLIDLEYEITSENLEEQLLVVEDENRGIKNMIIDIEEPIVVVEQALLKVNGNDPEVFRKLLRKNRDIVHGAFCLDEDGRLIFRDTLQVDSLDCNELESSINSLSMLLAEYYEELIDFSK; from the coding sequence ATGAGCCACTTTGAAAAAGTAAAGGGATATCTAATTGACCTTGAATACGAAATCACCTCGGAAAACCTGGAAGAGCAGTTGCTTGTAGTGGAAGACGAGAATCGGGGAATTAAAAACATGATCATTGATATTGAAGAGCCTATCGTCGTTGTAGAGCAGGCACTCCTGAAAGTCAATGGAAATGACCCGGAGGTGTTCCGTAAATTATTAAGAAAAAACAGGGATATCGTTCACGGAGCGTTTTGCCTGGATGAAGATGGCCGACTTATCTTCCGTGATACGCTTCAGGTAGACTCCCTGGATTGTAATGAACTGGAGAGCAGCATAAACTCTCTGAGCATGTTGCTTGCCGAGTACTACGAAGAATTGATTGACTTTTCTAAATAA
- a CDS encoding D-glycero-alpha-D-manno-heptose-1,7-bisphosphate 7-phosphatase — protein sequence MNYTNKAIFLDRDGVLNRERGEYTFRPEDFDIIDGVPEALIALKKKGFHLVVITNQAGIAKGLYQKSDVLACHELLQKTCSFCIDHLYYAPWHPVISESLSRKPGTLMFERAIARYKIDAGLSYMVGDKERDLIPAKKLDIQTVSVAENVKADLHISSLPDLVPLV from the coding sequence ATGAATTACACAAATAAAGCAATATTTCTTGACAGGGATGGCGTTCTCAATCGTGAAAGAGGAGAATATACCTTCAGGCCCGAAGATTTTGACATTATTGATGGCGTCCCTGAGGCGCTTATTGCTTTAAAGAAAAAGGGCTTTCACCTGGTTGTGATTACTAACCAGGCCGGTATCGCCAAAGGCCTTTATCAAAAGAGTGATGTTTTAGCATGTCATGAGCTGCTTCAGAAGACATGTAGCTTTTGTATTGACCACCTTTATTACGCGCCGTGGCATCCTGTAATCAGCGAGTCTCTTAGTCGTAAACCGGGTACTTTAATGTTTGAACGTGCCATCGCCCGATACAAAATAGATGCTGGCCTTTCATATATGGTGGGAGATAAGGAGCGTGACCTCATCCCGGCTAAAAAGCTGGATATTCAAACTGTCTCAGTGGCAGAGAATGTCAAGGCCGATCTGCACATTTCGTCATTACCAGACCTCGTACCCCTGGTTTGA
- a CDS encoding tetratricopeptide repeat protein, whose amino-acid sequence MKELATVPSKTEEVDQLLQQAKKHESTDPIRALNYGEEALKKAESIGYSKGLSDAHGLLAGLYTLHFKDKKKADHHFALYQELVSELSRKEENGILMYRSAVKLYQDDKYAEAIQYFADAHDVFLELKAHERLVTVHYTTGLMFRRLKMYDLAESHFAEAFKLYDYISEQSFKLKMVRTRARNYLDAGNYSKSKEYLDRAIELAEGMDEEKTGLGGLYNSMSYALILLQEYDKAKKYFDKGVEISQELEDYRTEGRLYHNLAYMYSKTGMKDSADHYYELALETIMPTASSFYLSQAYRDLSVFKLSNKEYAEAETYAEKGLLLMGNIEYDDKITMLETAITAETAQQKHREAFDHQQQLSLLMSSDETEKYANELSNAYESLGERLTLSNKLSELQ is encoded by the coding sequence TTGAAGGAACTGGCGACAGTTCCTTCAAAGACAGAAGAGGTTGACCAGCTTCTGCAACAAGCTAAGAAGCATGAGTCTACCGATCCCATCCGGGCTTTGAATTATGGAGAAGAAGCCCTGAAAAAAGCCGAATCTATTGGCTACTCTAAAGGCCTTTCCGATGCTCATGGACTTCTTGCAGGCCTATATACGCTTCATTTTAAAGATAAAAAAAAAGCCGACCACCATTTCGCGCTTTATCAGGAGTTGGTCTCTGAATTAAGCCGTAAGGAAGAGAATGGTATTTTAATGTATCGTTCGGCGGTAAAACTTTACCAGGACGATAAATACGCTGAGGCGATACAGTATTTTGCAGATGCTCACGACGTTTTCCTGGAACTGAAAGCCCACGAAAGGCTCGTTACGGTACACTATACCACAGGACTCATGTTTCGGCGTCTGAAAATGTATGATCTGGCAGAGAGTCACTTTGCGGAAGCCTTCAAGCTTTATGACTATATTTCTGAGCAAAGCTTTAAACTCAAAATGGTAAGGACCAGAGCAAGGAATTATCTTGATGCAGGTAATTACAGTAAAAGTAAAGAATACCTGGATCGCGCTATTGAGTTAGCTGAAGGTATGGATGAGGAGAAAACAGGGCTTGGAGGACTTTACAATTCTATGAGTTACGCCCTTATCCTTCTCCAGGAGTATGACAAGGCAAAAAAGTACTTTGATAAAGGGGTAGAGATATCCCAGGAACTGGAAGATTACAGAACTGAGGGCAGGCTGTATCATAATCTGGCTTATATGTATTCAAAAACAGGAATGAAAGATAGTGCAGATCACTATTACGAGCTGGCCCTTGAGACAATTATGCCTACCGCCTCATCATTCTATCTCTCCCAGGCATATCGGGATCTCTCAGTATTCAAGTTATCCAATAAGGAATATGCTGAGGCAGAAACTTATGCTGAAAAGGGCTTGCTTCTAATGGGTAATATTGAATATGATGATAAGATAACCATGTTGGAAACGGCAATTACTGCCGAAACAGCCCAGCAGAAACACAGAGAAGCTTTTGACCATCAACAACAGCTATCCCTCTTAATGTCCTCGGACGAAACGGAGAAGTATGCAAATGAACTATCAAATGCCTATGAGTCTTTAGGAGAAAGGCTTACGCTGTCTAACAAGCTTTCGGAACTGCAATAA